From the Methanocaldococcus fervens AG86 genome, the window AATTAGGTAGCTTAGGTAGTGGAAACCACTTCTTAGAAGTGCAGTATGTTGAAAAAGTGTTTGATGAAGAAGCTGCTGAGGTATTTGGTGTTGAAGAAAATCAAGTAGTTGTTATGGTTCATACAGGTTCAAGAGGATTAGGGCATCAAATCTGCACCGATTATTTAAGAATTATGGAGAAAGCTGCCAAAAATTATGGAATAAAGCTTCCAGATAGACAATTAGCATGTGCTCCATTTGAATCAGAAGAAGGGCAGAGTTACTTTAAGGCAATGTGTTGTGGGGCAAACTACGCATGGGCAAATAGGCAGATGATTACACACTGGGTTAGGGAGAGTTTTGAAGAGGTGTTTGGAATAAATGCTGAAGATTTGGAGATGAGCATAGTTTATGATGTAGCTCATAACATAGCTAAGAAAGAGGAGCATATAGTAGATGGAAGAAAAGTTAATGTTATAGTGCATAGAAAAGGAGCTACAAGGGCGTTTTCTCCAAAACATCCACAGATACCAAAAGAATATAAAGAAATTGGACAGCCAGTTATTATTCCAGGAGATATGGGAACTGCTTCATATCTAATGAGAGGGACAGAAACTGCTATGAAAGAAACTTTCGGTTCAACCGCCCATGGAGCAGGTAGAAAGTTAAGTAGAGCTAAGGCATTAAAATTATGGAAGGGTAAAGAAGTCCAAAGAAAATTGGCTGAAATGGGAATCGTTGCTATGAGTGATTCAAAGGCAGTTATGGCAGAGGAAGCTCCAGAGGCATACAAAAATGTTGATTTAGTGGCTGATACATGTCATAAGGCAGGAATATCTTTAAAAGTTGCAAGAATGAGACCATTGGGTGTTATTAAAGGATAAAATACCTTATTTATTTTTATTTGTTTTTGGTAAGT encodes:
- a CDS encoding RtcB family protein, which gives rise to MEEILKRVSDVVWELPKGYKDCMRVPGRIYLNEILLDELEPEVLEQIANVACLPGIYKYSIAMPDVHYGYGFPIGGVAAFDQRDGVISPGGVGFDINCGVRLIRTNLTKEEVQPKIKELVKTLFKNVPSGLGSKGILKFSKSVMDDVLEEGVRWAVREGYGWEEDLEFIEEHGCLKDADASYVSDKAKERGRVQLGSLGSGNHFLEVQYVEKVFDEEAAEVFGVEENQVVVMVHTGSRGLGHQICTDYLRIMEKAAKNYGIKLPDRQLACAPFESEEGQSYFKAMCCGANYAWANRQMITHWVRESFEEVFGINAEDLEMSIVYDVAHNIAKKEEHIVDGRKVNVIVHRKGATRAFSPKHPQIPKEYKEIGQPVIIPGDMGTASYLMRGTETAMKETFGSTAHGAGRKLSRAKALKLWKGKEVQRKLAEMGIVAMSDSKAVMAEEAPEAYKNVDLVADTCHKAGISLKVARMRPLGVIKG